A portion of the Ricinus communis isolate WT05 ecotype wild-type chromosome 10, ASM1957865v1, whole genome shotgun sequence genome contains these proteins:
- the LOC8284262 gene encoding protein SCAI translates to MSQQQQQQVVGDNNNNNGSRTDSNIPVSEVYWSLVERADKKFSKIRDLPYYERNRYDTYFYKVFKVYTQLWKFQQENRQKLIEAGLKRWEIGEIASRIAQLYYGQYMRTSDAGYLSESYIFYEAILSREYFKEGLFQDLNLANKQLRFFARFLMVCLVLNRREMVHQLVNQLKLLVDECRRTFQETDFKEWKLVVQEIIRFLKADSAFMNIRPLRYSLVLDPHPDSLLRVATRRNLRLRDAILTSYHHNEVKFSELTLDTFRMLQCLEWEPSGSFYQSNSIKYGQNGGPGPSRINYTHDITDPTLPPNSRKAVLYRPSITHLLAVLGMICEELPADGVLLIYLSASGRVGQTISSPVAGTSITTADNVVRNLYSDTASTSPFSSPSNCPNPSSRRCKGDCLYFGARGNGGLNSVYPTDLVPFTRRPLFIVIDSDVSEAFKVISGSEKGEPAAILLSPSCSTPLTAVESSRHQSGSLFTLFLTTPLQAFCLLIGLSGSDIEMDTYNKAEALLSSSLNDWGSALATSDTLDPVWAQILGDPFLRRLLVRFLFCRAVLTLFGPSFGKKECHPDCIPSLPASLQPTATASQTVILQMANIFGATKKFFFSEGTVLPEYKHSDVEMTSVS, encoded by the exons ATGTCACAGCAACAGCAACAGCAAGTTGTAGGtgacaacaacaacaacaacggTAGCAGGACTGACAGTAATATTCCAGTAAGTGAAGTGTATTGGTCGCTAGTAGAGAGAGCTGATAAGAAGTTTTCTAAGATCAGAGACTTGCCTTATTATGAACGCAAcag GTATGATACATACTTTTACAAGGTATTCAAAGTGTATACACAATTATGGAAGTTTCAACAAGAGAATCGGCAGAAGCTTATAGAAGCTGGGCTCAAGAGATGGGAGATTGGGGAAATTGCTTCTCGAATTGCTCAACTCTATTATGGGCAATACATGCGTACAAGTGATGCAGGTTATTTATCAGAATCATACATATTCTATGAAGCAATATTAAGTCGGGAGTATTTCAAGGAGGGGTTGTTTCAAGATCTCAATCTTGCAAACAAACAGCTGAGGTTTTTTGCCAGGTTTTTAATGGTGTGCCTGGTGTTGAATAGACGAGAAATGGTTCATCAGTTGGTTAATCAACTCAAACTGTTGGTTGACGAATGCAGGAGGACATTCCAG GAAACTGACTTTAAAGAGTGGAAGCTGGTGGTTCAggaaataattagatttttgaAAGCTGACTCGGCTTTTATGAATATCAGGCCTTTAAGATATAGTCTCGTTCTGGACCCGCATCCAGATTCACTACTGCGTGTTGCAACAAGGAGAAACTTAAGATTACGAGATGCAATACTAACTAGCTACCATCACAATGAG GTTAAGTTTTCGGAGCTCACTCTAGACACATTCAGGATGCTTCAGTGCTTGGAGTGGGAACCTAGTGGTTCATTCTACCAATCAAATAGTATTAAATATGGTCAGAATGGGGGTCCGGGGCCTAGTCGCATTAACTACACTCATGATATAACTGATCCTACATTGCCACCAAACTCTCGAAAAGCTGTCCTGTATCGTCCATCCATTACACATCTTTTAGCA GTTCTGGGTATGATTTGTGAGGAGCTGCCTGCTGATGGAGTTCTCTTAATATATCTGTCAGCTTCAG GAAGAGTTGGACAAACTATTTCATCTCCAGTTGCTGGAACTTCTATCACCACCGCAGATAATGTTGTGAGGAACTTGTACTCAGATACTGCCTCTACGTCTCCATTTAGTTCACCTAGCAATTGTCCAAACCCTTCTTCAAGGCGATGTAAAGGAGACTGCTTATATTTTGGTGCTCGTGGAAATGGAG GATTAAACAGCGTTTACCCCACTGATTTAGTTCCATTTACGAGAAGGCCACTTTTTATAGTTATTGACAGTGATGTTAGTGAAGCATTCAAG GTTATAAGCGGATCTGAAAAAGGGGAACCAGCTGCCATCCTCCTCTCTCCAAGCTGTTCAACTCCCCTCACTGCAGTCGAATCTTCTCGTCATCAGAGTGGTAGTCTATTCACTCTTTTTCTGACAACTCCATTGCAGGCTTTTTGTTTGTTGATTGGTTTGTCAGGCTCTGATATTGAAATG GATACATATAATAAGGCTGAGGCATTACTGTCTTCATCCTTGAACGACTGGGGATCAGCTTTGGCAACTTCAGACACTCTGGATCCTGTTTGGGCTCAAATTTTAGGCGATCCATTCCTTAGGCGACTATTAGTGAG GTTCTTATTCTGTCGGGCAGTATTAACACTGTTTGGACCATCCTTTGGCAAGAAGGAGTGCCATCCTGATTGTATACCTTCTCTTCCAGCATCTCTCCAGCCCACTGCTACTGCATCACAAACTGTAATTTTGCAGATGGCCAACATTTTCGGTGCAacaaagaaattctttttctctgaAGGGACTGTGCTCCCTGAATATAAACACAGTGACGTAGAGATGACTTCGGTATCATGA
- the LOC107261640 gene encoding uncharacterized protein LOC107261640 has product MATKYLLSICIFHLLLIAPPVLSGSRRPISETEIRQKKNECYADIESGLWGQQCKSSMTAKENCALRCLSPICYQLIYESDPLEEGEKDHSRSQEYKYCMYKDSLGESLEGIKGVFEY; this is encoded by the exons ATGGCCACAAAGTATTTACTCTCAATCTGTATCTTTCATCTATTGTTAATCGCTCCTCCAGTTCTCTCCGGGTCTCGTCGCCCAATATCT GAAACAGAAATAAGGCAAAAGAAGAACGAGTGCTATGCTGATATAGAGAG TGGCCTTTGGGGACAGCAATGCAAATCCTCCATGACTGCTAAAGAAAATTGTGCTTTACGCTGTCTTTCTCCTATTTGTTATCAGCTTATTTACGAGAGCGATCCg CTGGAAGAGGGAGAGAAGGATCACTCTAGAAGCCAAGAATACAAGTATTGTATGTATAA GGATTCACTGGGAGAGTCCCTTGAGGGTATTAAGGGAGTCTTTGAGTATTAA